One window of the Ammospiza nelsoni isolate bAmmNel1 chromosome 2, bAmmNel1.pri, whole genome shotgun sequence genome contains the following:
- the NIPA1 gene encoding magnesium transporter NIPA1 isoform X1: MRMAVGAAAGEGAAQSPGPAAVSLGLSVAVVSSLVNGSTFVLQKKGIVRARGRGTSYLTDIVWWSGTIAMALGQIGNFLAYTAVPTVLVTPLGALGVPFGSILASYLLKEKLNILGKLGCLLSCAGSVVLIIHSPKSESVTTQAELEEKLTNPALCRKNCLENCSDCPSHSSSEIPSPSYQVLQK; encoded by the exons ATGCGGATGGCGGTCGGTGCGGCAGCGGGCGAGGGGGCAGCGCagagccccggccccgccgccgtgTCGCTGGGCTTGAGCGTGGCCGTGGTCTCCAGCCTGGTGAACGGCTCCACCTTCGTCCTGCAGAAGAAGGGGATCGTGCGGGCCCGCGGGAGAG GTACTTCATACTTAACTGATATAGTATGGTGGTCGGGCACTATTGCAA TGGCACTGGGTCAAATAGGGAATTTCTTGGCCTACACTGCAGTCCCAACTGTGCTAGTGACGCCCTTGGGAGCTCTTGGCGTTCCATTTGG GTCCATTTTAGCTTCTTACCTGCTGAAAGAGAAACTGAACATTCTTGGCAAGCTGGGATgtttgctgagctgtgctgggtctGTTGTTCTCATTATCCATTCCCCGAAGTCCGAGAGTGTAACAACTCAGGCTGAGCTTGAAGAGAAGCTTACAAATCCAG CTCTCTGTAGAAAGAATTGCTTGGAAAACTGCAGTGATTGCCCATCTCATTCTTCATCTGAAATTCCTAGCCCCTCATATCAG GTGTTGCAGAAATGA
- the NIPA1 gene encoding magnesium transporter NIPA1 isoform X2: MRMAVGAAAGEGAAQSPGPAAVSLGLSVAVVSSLVNGSTFVLQKKGIVRARGRGTSYLTDIVWWSGTIAMALGQIGNFLAYTAVPTVLVTPLGALGVPFGSILASYLLKEKLNILGKLGCLLSCAGSVVLIIHSPKSESVTTQAELEEKLTNPVFVGYLCIVLLMLLLLIFWIAPAHGPTNIMVYISICSLLGSFTVPSTKGIGLAAQDIFHNNPSSQRALYLCLVLLAVLGCSIIIQFRYINKALECFDSSVFGAIYYVVFTTLVLLASAILFREWSNVGVVDFLGMACGFTTVSIGIVLIQVFKEFNFNIGDLNKPNMKTD, translated from the exons ATGCGGATGGCGGTCGGTGCGGCAGCGGGCGAGGGGGCAGCGCagagccccggccccgccgccgtgTCGCTGGGCTTGAGCGTGGCCGTGGTCTCCAGCCTGGTGAACGGCTCCACCTTCGTCCTGCAGAAGAAGGGGATCGTGCGGGCCCGCGGGAGAG GTACTTCATACTTAACTGATATAGTATGGTGGTCGGGCACTATTGCAA TGGCACTGGGTCAAATAGGGAATTTCTTGGCCTACACTGCAGTCCCAACTGTGCTAGTGACGCCCTTGGGAGCTCTTGGCGTTCCATTTGG GTCCATTTTAGCTTCTTACCTGCTGAAAGAGAAACTGAACATTCTTGGCAAGCTGGGATgtttgctgagctgtgctgggtctGTTGTTCTCATTATCCATTCCCCGAAGTCCGAGAGTGTAACAACTCAGGCTGAGCTTGAAGAGAAGCTTACAAATCCAG ttttcGTGGGTTATCTCTGCATAGTGCTGCTAATGCTTCTCCTGCTTATCTTCTGGATAGCTCCAGCTCATGGACCTACTAATATTATGGTTTACATCAGTATTTGCTCTCTGTTGGGCAGTTTCACTGTTCCCAGCACAAAAGGCATTGGGCTGGCTGCTCAAGATATCTTTCACAATAACCCATCAAGTCAAAGGGCTCTGTACCTCTGTCTGGTACTTCTGGCAGTATTAGGATGTAGCATTATCATTCAGTTCAGATACATCAATAAGGCACTGGAGTGTTTTGACTCCTCTGTGTTTGGTGCCATCTACTATGTTGTGTTTACCACTCTAGTCCTGCTGGCTTCAGCCATCCTTTTTAGGGAATGGAGTAATGTAGGAGTCGTAGATTTTTTGGGCATGGCTTGTGGATTCACCACAGTGTCTATTGGAATTGTTCTTATACAAGTCTTCAAGGAATTCAACTTCAATATTGGAGATTTAAACAAACCTAACATGAAGacagattaa